From the Ensifer adhaerens genome, the window ACAGAAACCCGCCTTTTGCGAGGCGGGATTTCACTGCATGTGTCCTTAAGTCGTTACGGATCTGAAGAAACGCGCAGCATTCAAAACGCGACAGCGCCGCGCACCTCATGAGATGCGCGGCGCTGTAGGCATTAGACAGGCAGTCCTGCCCGAAGCTTGATCAACGCTGGGCGACCGGGCGGACCAGCGGCGTGACGCGGCGTATGGTGACGCGGCGGTTCTGCTGCTCGGCTTCCTGGGTGCGAACCTTGAGGAAGCGTTCGCCGTAGCCCTGCGTCACCAGGTTTTCGGCCGGAATGCCGTAAACCTCGGTCAGGAGCGACGCCACCGATTCGGCGCGCTGGTCCGAAAGCACCAGGTTCGACCGGTCGGAACCGACGGCGTCCGTGTGGCCTTCGATGAAGAAGGTCTCGCCCGGATCCTTGGCCAGCACCTTCTCCATGGCGGCGGCGACGCTACGCATGGTCTTGGCCTGCGACATCGACACCTCGGCACTGCCCGTCGGGAAGGTGATGGTGTCGAGGTCGATGCGCCGCACCTTGTCGCGCAGACGAGCGGAGTGCCGGACTTCGTCCATCGTGTAGACGCGCTCGACCTGTTCCACCGGCGGTTCGGCCAGGAAGTCGTAGTAGTCGCGGCCCGGATCGTCGGAAACGTCGGCGATGTAGTCGCGTACCGGGATGCGCAGGCGCATCGGCGGCAGTTCGTAGCCGACGTCGACAATGGCCGGACGCGGACCTTCGTCGCGCTCGGGCGCGTAGATCATCAGATATTCGTTGCCGTCACGATCGACGCGCGAGCGCTGCAGAATGTCGCCGTAGCGATTGTAGACGGTGACAATCCGGTAGCCGCCCGGACGCAGGATGGTTTCGCGGGTACGGCCACGCGGAAGCTGATCGTAGTAGGTTTCTTCCGCATCGCGACGCAGGCGCGGGCGATCGTCACCACGAACGAAAATCTGATCGCCGACGCCGAGAATGACGCGGTTGTCAATTTCCTGCACGACCTTCACTTCGGTCACGTTGTTGGTGATGTTGTTGACCGTCGTGTTGTTGTTGATCACCGTGTTGTTGATGACGGTGTTGTTGACGATGTTGGTCGTCTCCGGCACCACGAAGACCGGCGCATCGTCGACACGCGTGCCCTTTTCCTTGAGATTCGCCTCGATCTTCTGCGGCAGGTCGGCTGGGATTTCGGCAGCGATCGCAGCCTGAGCTGCAGCATCGTCTGCCGGCGGCGCAACGTTTTCTTCCTGGGCGCGCAGCTCTTCGCGCAGCTTCTGGCGCTGTTCGCGTGCCTGGTTGCCACCGGTGTTGTCGGCATCCTTGTCGCTGTCGAGCACGGCGGCGCCGTTTTCAACAGGCAGAACCACGGTCTCGTCGGTTGCCGCCGGGTCTTCGGCGATCTTCACCTTTTCTTCCTCTGTGCGGGTGTCGACCACTTCCGGAGCCGGCTGCTGAATCTGCGGCTGCTGCTCGGCAGTTGCCGGCTGTTCCGCACCGGGTACGGGCTGGCCTTCGCCGGTCTGCGGCTGTTCGGCACCAGGCACCGGCTGGCCTTCGCCAGTCTGGGGCTGCTGCTCGGTCCCAGGCGCAGTTTCCGTCGGTGCGGGCTGTTCGCCCGCCTTCTGTTCTTCAGCAGCCTTCTGCTCTTCAGCAGCCTTCTGCTCCTCGGCAGCCTTCTGCTCCTCGGCAGCCTTCTGCTCCTCGGCAGCCTTCTGCTCTTCGGCAGCCTTCTGCTCCTCGGCAGCCTTCTGCTCCTCGGCAGCCTTCTGCTCCTCGGCAGCCTTCTGCTCTTCGGCAGCCTTCTGCTCCTCGGCAGCCTTCTGCTGGTCGGCAGCCTTCTGCTCTTCGGCAGCCTTCTGCTCGTCGGCAGCCTTCTGCTCGTCGGCAGCCTTCTGCTCGTCGGCAGCCTTCTGCTCTTCAGCAGCCTTCTGTTCCTCGGCAGCCTTCTGCTGCTCAGCGGCCTGTCGAGCGGCCTCTTCCTCGGCGGCCTTCTGCTGTTCGGCTGCCTGGCGGGCAGCCTCTTCCTCGGCGGCCTTCTGCTGCTCAGCGGCCTGTCGAGCGGCCTCTTCCTCGGCGGCCTTCTGCTGCTCAGCGGCCTGGCGAGCGGCCTCTTCCTCGGCGGCCTTCTGCTGCTCAGCGGCCTGGCGAGCGGCCTCTTCCTCGGCAGCCTTCTGCTGCTCAGCGGCCTGGCGGGCAGCCTCTTCCTCGGCCTGGCGCTGCTTCTGCAACAGCAGCTCCTCGTCAGACTGACCACCGCCCTCCTGTGCAACCTCGAATGGCTTCATCAGGCTATCGGCGACGGCAGGCGGAACCGCCACGGACACCGACAGCACCGGCAGCGCGACGGTTGCAAACAGTTTGGATCGAATCGACATTTGTCTTCCTTCCTCTTCTCGGGAGGTCCTGGTCCCGCATCCTCTTCCCGGTATATGACACGCCGAAGAATGGATACGAACTTGAATACTCACGGGGCCTTGGCCCAAGGTTCCGGCTTTTTTGTGTTGCCCGCGAGACGCGCCGTCAAGCGCGACGCCCGCGCCACGCGCCGGTTCCTTGATAAGGGCTAGCGGAGGCAAGATTAACCGCCGCTGAACGCACCGTTCATGTACATTGCGCGGTCCGCCATCACAATCTGCGGTCGAAATCCGATTCCCGGTGAGGACCTTCGCTTTCCTGTTGATTTTTACTGGAAAAGAGTACGAATATCGCCACAACCGGAGGCAAACGCCCCGGTCGAAATTGGTGTCCGTGAAAAAAGAAAAAACCGGACATCGACCAACAGAGAGGACTATCATGCGTATTTCCAGACGGCTGGCAGCCGCCGCATCGGCTGCCGTTTTCGTGCTCATGGCAGGCTCGGCCATGGCAGACGGCGAAAAGGTCGTTATCGGCACGGAAGGCGCCTACCCGCCCTTCAACAACCTGGAAGCGGACGGCACGCTGACGGGCTTCGACATCGACATCGCCAAGGCACTGTGCGCGGAAATGAAGGCCGAATGCACCTTCGTCACGCAGGACTGGGACGGCATCATTCCGGCACTGATCGCCAAGAAGTTCGACGCCATCGTCGCGTCCATGTCGATCACCGCCGAGCGCAAGGAAAAGGTCGACTTCACCAACAAGTACTACAACACGCCGCCGGCAATCGTCGTTCCGAAGGACTCGCCGATCACCGAAGCGACCGAAGCAGCACTTGCCGGCAAGACGCTCGGTGCACAGGGCTCCACCACCCACTCCAACTATGCCGAAGCGCATATGAAGGGTGCCGAGATCAAGCTCTATCCGACGGCTGACGAGTACAAGCTCGACATCGCCAACGGTCGCATCGACGCCGTCATCGACGACGTCGTCGTGCTCTCCGAATGGCTGAAGTCGACCGACGGCGCCTGCTGCAAGCTGCTCGGCACGCTGCCGATCGACCCGGTCATCAACGGCGAAGGCGCCGGCATTGCCGTGCGCAAGGGCGACGACGCGCTGCGCGAAAAGTTCAACAAGGCGATCGAAGCGATCCGCGCCAACGGCAAGTACAAGGAAATCAACGAAAAGTACTTCCCGTTCGACGTTTATGGCAGCTGATTGACGGGATCCGACACGATTTCCTAGTGAATCATGTCGGAGAAACGTCAGTTCATGCGAAAAATGCAACGGCGGATGGCTTGCCCTTCCGCCGTTTTTGTTTGACAAGAGCCTAAAACAAAGCGCGATCGATACACACAAAAACAGCGCAAAGGGGAACATTCTGACATGAGCGGGTTATTTGCCGGCTTCTATTCCATCCTCTCCTGGATAGGATCGATCGTCGATCCATTCTGCGGCCCGGTCGGGGTCTTTACCTGGCTGGCGCCCGGCACCTTGCTGGCCTGCGGCGATACCGGCTGGGGCGACGATATCGCCTACGGTTTCGTCGTCACCGCGAGCCTTGCCATCGCCACCCTGCCCGTCGGCCTGCTGATCGGCTTCTTCATCGCCCTCGGCAAACAGTCCGAAGAGCGCACCGTGCGGTTGGCAACCAATATCTACACGACGATCTTTCGGGGCCTCCCGGAACTCCTGACGCTCTTCATCGTCTATTACGGCCTGCAGATCCTCGTTCAGCAGTTGCTGGCCTCGCTCGGCTACGAGGGCCCGGTCGAGATCAATGCCTTCTTCGCCGGCATGATTGCGCTCGGCGTCGTCTTTTCGGCCTATTGTTCGGAAGTGCTGCTCTCCGCGTTCAAGGCCATTCCTCATGGCCAGTACGAAGCCGGTGACGCCCTTGGCCTCCATCGCGGCAGAACCATTCGTCTCATCATCCTGCCGCAACTCGTGCGCATCGCATTGCCCGGTCTTGGCAATCTCTGGATGGCGCTCCTCAAGGATACGGCCCTCGTCTCCGTCGTCGGCCTGACGGATATCCTGCGCCAGACCGGTGTTGCAGCCCGCGTGACCAAGCAGGCCTTCGAATTCTACGGTGTCGCCTGCGTGCTCTTCCTGATCCTCGCGATGATTTCCTCGATCGTCTTTGCGAACCTGGAACGCTGGACCAAACGTGCGGAGATGGGCCGATGAGTGCTGTTGCAACGATGATACCGCCGCAAGCCCCGCCTCCGGTTCCGCCGAAGCCTTACACGCTGACCCGCTTCGTCGGCAGCGTCGCGCTCGGCATCTGGCTGGCGCTTGGCGTCGGCATCTTCCTGACCGTCGTCGGTGGCTGGGATCCGGAGAAATTCGCGAAATACGGCCCGCGCTTCCTTTCAGGCCTCGGCGTGACGCTGATGCTGGTCTCGATCTCCATCGTCTTCGGCGCCATATTGTCGCTGCCGATTGCGTTTGCCCGCATGTCGAAGAACAAGTTCTGGTCGTGGCTCGCCTACTGCTATGTCTACTTCTTCCGCGGCACGCCGCTGCTCGCACAGCTCTTCCTCATCTATTACGGTCTCGGCAGCTTCCGCCCGCAGCTCGAAACGGTCGGGCTGTGGTGGTTCTTCCGCGATGCCTGGAACTGCGCGCTCTTCGCCTTCACGCTCAACACCGCAGCCTACCAGGCGGAAATCCTGCGTGGCGCAATCGAGAGCGTGCCGCGCGGCCAGCGTGAAGGTGCAGCAGCCCTTGGCCTGCCCGAGCGTGTCTCCTTCTTCAAGATTATCCTGCCGCAGGCGATGATCGTTGCGCTGCGCCCCTACGGCAACGAAATCATCCTGATGATCAAAGGCTCGGCGATCGTCGCGATCGTCACCGTCTTCGACCTGATGGGCGAAACCCGCTACGCATTCTCCCGCACCTTCGACTTCCAGATGTATATCTGGGCAGCCATTCTCTACCTGATCATGGTCGAGATCCTGCGCAACATCTGGAGCCTGCTGGAAGCGCGGCTGACACGCCACCTCAAGCGATAGTTCCGCTTTTGACCAATGACGAAGCTTGGCAGCACTCTCCGTGAGATGCTGCCAAGCTTTTGTTATTTCTTACGAAAGTTTCATTTCGGAGCAAGTATTAGCTCTTGATTAAGAAATCGAGCGTTTCATCATAGAGACCAACCTTTGCGAGAAGTGAGGTCCTAATGACAAACGAGATGGAACTTCAGCTTAAAGGCTATGGCCTGACGACGGCCCAGATCCTCTACCACATGCCGGATCATCCGACCTTCCTCCAGACCTATGTCTGGCAGCACTACGACATCGCCCCGGACTTTCCGGAGATGCGCAGCTTCCTGAAATTCTGGCAGGAAAAACTGGATGGCCCGCTGCATTCGGTGCGCTATGTACATCGCAAGCTGATCTCGGCGACGGAATGGCGAGCGTTGAAGGGCGAGTTCATCGTGCACTGAACCGCCGATTGAATCTGAGGAGCCAAGGGGACGGACTTCAGTCCGGCCACCACCCTTGCGATTGGCAGGCTTTGAGAACCGCGTGCTCAGGACCGTGAGCGCGACACCGCCTCAGACATGCACCTCCCCATGCGCCAGTTCGCCTTCGCGCGGTTCCTTATGCAGCGAGCCGTAGAGCACCAGCGCATAGAACAGCAAAACACCAACGATCACCGGCCAGCCGGACAACGGACCGAGCGCCGCATTTTGGGCGACATCGGCCCAGGAGCGCACATGACCGAAGGGCTCGCCATTGGTCGAAATCTTCGGCGAGGAAATCTTCAGCGTCCAGGCAAGCAGCAGGATCAGATACATCCAGCAATAGTTGCGCTGCAGCCGCCGGCAGACTGCCTCGCGGTAGCTCATCAGGAAGGCCGGTTTGCGCAGGCTCTTGCCGATTGCGATTGCCCAGTTGAGGTTCGGGGTACCATCCGGCGAAAGTATCTGCGCGAAATAGCCCCGCTCCAACTGCCTGACGCGCGCCCGGTAGACATCGAAGAAGCGGTACCGCCGCGCCTCGATCAGGAGCAGCAGCGTAATCAGCAGCATCGCGAACAGCAGCACGCTGTGGTGCGACGACGGGGTCGACAAGGAAACGGACAAAAGCGCTGCGACGACGGTGATCGCCCAGTTCGAGGTTCGGTCGATGCGATCGCGCCATCCCGCCATACGGCCCATTTCGCCGCGATAATAGTGCACGACCGCGTTGATCTGCTCCTGTGAGGTTTGCGGCAGCGGCGGCCCCTTCGGCTCCTTGATTTCGGTGCCAAGGATCAGCGGACCCAGTTCGGCGGACATCGGCATTCCCTCCGTCTTTTCTTATGCTTACGATCATGACTCCAATCGCTTCGCCGATAAATCCCAACCCGGGCCGGGCGGTCGGTTTTTCGGCGCAGCACATCCTTTTGCCGGTCTCTTTCGCACGGGACGGCGATTGCCAAAGCCCATTTGCGGACGTAAGAAACGGCCATGACCCAGAAGAGCACGAAAATCGACGAGGAAGCGCTGGCAGAAGCCTACAACCGCGCCCTCTCCCTGGAAAAATCCGGC encodes:
- a CDS encoding ABC transporter substrate-binding protein, with amino-acid sequence MRISRRLAAAASAAVFVLMAGSAMADGEKVVIGTEGAYPPFNNLEADGTLTGFDIDIAKALCAEMKAECTFVTQDWDGIIPALIAKKFDAIVASMSITAERKEKVDFTNKYYNTPPAIVVPKDSPITEATEAALAGKTLGAQGSTTHSNYAEAHMKGAEIKLYPTADEYKLDIANGRIDAVIDDVVVLSEWLKSTDGACCKLLGTLPIDPVINGEGAGIAVRKGDDALREKFNKAIEAIRANGKYKEINEKYFPFDVYGS
- a CDS encoding DUF2270 domain-containing protein, which gives rise to MSAELGPLILGTEIKEPKGPPLPQTSQEQINAVVHYYRGEMGRMAGWRDRIDRTSNWAITVVAALLSVSLSTPSSHHSVLLFAMLLITLLLLIEARRYRFFDVYRARVRQLERGYFAQILSPDGTPNLNWAIAIGKSLRKPAFLMSYREAVCRRLQRNYCWMYLILLLAWTLKISSPKISTNGEPFGHVRSWADVAQNAALGPLSGWPVIVGVLLFYALVLYGSLHKEPREGELAHGEVHV
- a CDS encoding ABC transporter permease; the encoded protein is MSAVATMIPPQAPPPVPPKPYTLTRFVGSVALGIWLALGVGIFLTVVGGWDPEKFAKYGPRFLSGLGVTLMLVSISIVFGAILSLPIAFARMSKNKFWSWLAYCYVYFFRGTPLLAQLFLIYYGLGSFRPQLETVGLWWFFRDAWNCALFAFTLNTAAYQAEILRGAIESVPRGQREGAAALGLPERVSFFKIILPQAMIVALRPYGNEIILMIKGSAIVAIVTVFDLMGETRYAFSRTFDFQMYIWAAILYLIMVEILRNIWSLLEARLTRHLKR
- a CDS encoding usg protein, which encodes MTNEMELQLKGYGLTTAQILYHMPDHPTFLQTYVWQHYDIAPDFPEMRSFLKFWQEKLDGPLHSVRYVHRKLISATEWRALKGEFIVH
- a CDS encoding OmpA family protein; translated protein: MSIRSKLFATVALPVLSVSVAVPPAVADSLMKPFEVAQEGGGQSDEELLLQKQRQAEEEAARQAAEQQKAAEEEAARQAAEQQKAAEEEAARQAAEQQKAAEEEAARQAAEQQKAAEEEAARQAAEQQKAAEEEAARQAAEQQKAAEEQKAAEEQKAADEQKAADEQKAADEQKAAEEQKAADQQKAAEEQKAAEEQKAAEEQKAAEEQKAAEEQKAAEEQKAAEEQKAAEEQKAAEEQKAAEEQKAAEEQKAGEQPAPTETAPGTEQQPQTGEGQPVPGAEQPQTGEGQPVPGAEQPATAEQQPQIQQPAPEVVDTRTEEEKVKIAEDPAATDETVVLPVENGAAVLDSDKDADNTGGNQAREQRQKLREELRAQEENVAPPADDAAAQAAIAAEIPADLPQKIEANLKEKGTRVDDAPVFVVPETTNIVNNTVINNTVINNNTTVNNITNNVTEVKVVQEIDNRVILGVGDQIFVRGDDRPRLRRDAEETYYDQLPRGRTRETILRPGGYRIVTVYNRYGDILQRSRVDRDGNEYLMIYAPERDEGPRPAIVDVGYELPPMRLRIPVRDYIADVSDDPGRDYYDFLAEPPVEQVERVYTMDEVRHSARLRDKVRRIDLDTITFPTGSAEVSMSQAKTMRSVAAAMEKVLAKDPGETFFIEGHTDAVGSDRSNLVLSDQRAESVASLLTEVYGIPAENLVTQGYGERFLKVRTQEAEQQNRRVTIRRVTPLVRPVAQR
- a CDS encoding ABC transporter permease, which gives rise to MSGLFAGFYSILSWIGSIVDPFCGPVGVFTWLAPGTLLACGDTGWGDDIAYGFVVTASLAIATLPVGLLIGFFIALGKQSEERTVRLATNIYTTIFRGLPELLTLFIVYYGLQILVQQLLASLGYEGPVEINAFFAGMIALGVVFSAYCSEVLLSAFKAIPHGQYEAGDALGLHRGRTIRLIILPQLVRIALPGLGNLWMALLKDTALVSVVGLTDILRQTGVAARVTKQAFEFYGVACVLFLILAMISSIVFANLERWTKRAEMGR